TTAAAAAGTGGGTCCTAAATATAACCAAAAAGCTCAGAATCAAAAAATAATAACTAGTATTTAGAGAATAGGATTCAGTATTTTAAATGAGACCAGAAAAGAAGCGCATCTCATTAGTCGTTTCGCGTTTTACTTTACCAACTGAATACCATCTTTCTCCAGGGTTATTCGCTTCGCTTTATACAAGGTACCAATGGCTTTTTTAAAGGTTTTCTTGCTCATTGAAAACACTGACCTGATCTCCTCAGGGCTAGATGAATCATTGAGATTAAGAAAGCCGTCGCTATGCAGCAATTTTTGGTAGATGAGATCGGCCGCCGGCTCCAATGCTTTAAGTCCAATGGGTTGAAGAGCAATATCGAGTTTTTTATCAGGGCGAATTTGTTTTACGTAGCCCTTAATCTTGTCCCCTACGCTAATTTCCTGAAATACATCGCTGTGGAAAATGAGGCCCCTATGGCTTCCGTTCACTACCACATCCCATCCTAAATCAGATCGACGGTAGACCAAAAGAGAGACTTCTTCATTTAAACTGAGCTCTGTATTCTCGTTTGACAGGAATTTAGAAAGTCGACTCGACCCCACCAACCGAAATGATTTTTCATCCAGATAGCAGTAGACTACCTCCCAGGATCCCTGAACCATTTTACTTCTCTGTTCCCGATACGGAACCAATAGATGTTTTTCCAGACCCCAGTCCATAAAAGCACCTATTTCGTTCACTTCTGCTACCCGCAGATACGCAAAACTATTTCTTTTGATAAAGGGTTTGAGTGTTGTGGCAATGGGCCGCTCCTCATGATCGAGGTAACAGAATACTTCTAGTTTTTGACCTATTTCAAAATCCTCCGGCGCATATTTGGTAGGCAGAAGCAGATCGTCCACATCTTCATCCCCGAGGAATAGACCAACACTTGTACTTCTAAGAATTGTAAGCTCGTTGTAATTACCCAATTCAATCATAATTCCATCCCCGGCTGCATTAATCTACCTGGATTCGCAGCCTTAGTCATCCAGTTAATTGGCATTAATTGTAGATATTCTCTTTTTCAAATTTCCTGGTGAGCAGATAGTAAATCACCGCACGGTACTTCGTGCGCTCTGAGACGCCGTATTCCTCAATGATATCAAGTATGGCTTTATCGAGGACTTCACTATCCTGCAGGCCCAGTTTATTGATCAAAAAATTATCCTTAACCCTGGCCAGCTCCGCTTCATTCGAGCCTGAGACATTAGCCGAATCGCGATTGTAGATGGAAGGGCCTAAGCCTATGGTTACTTTTCGAAGCAGTGCCATATCAGGTTGGTGATTAAACTTTGTCCTTAATGTTTCTGCGTATTTCTCAATCAATACTTCCCTTTTGTTGGCCATAGAATAAAACTTAGTTAGTGAATATGAAGAGTGTCAAGTTATAAAATCAAAGTACTCGAGCAAAATCTTGTCGTTGAGATCAGCAGGAGTCCTTACTTCAAGTAGCTTGGGTTGGTCTGAACGGGTGTAGAAATCATTTAGGGCATTCTTCAACCCGGCCTTGTCACTTGCCATGTGATATTCAAAGCCAAATAATTCACAGAGTGGCTGAGCATTCATATGGTGTGCAGTCTCAAAAAAGGTTTTAAAATTCCTGGAATTTTCTTTGCCAGGCAGAATCCTGAAAATGCCCCCTCCTCCATTATTGACCAAAATGATCCT
This DNA window, taken from Muriicola soli, encodes the following:
- a CDS encoding CvfB family protein, with amino-acid sequence MIELGNYNELTILRSTSVGLFLGDEDVDDLLLPTKYAPEDFEIGQKLEVFCYLDHEERPIATTLKPFIKRNSFAYLRVAEVNEIGAFMDWGLEKHLLVPYREQRSKMVQGSWEVVYCYLDEKSFRLVGSSRLSKFLSNENTELSLNEEVSLLVYRRSDLGWDVVVNGSHRGLIFHSDVFQEISVGDKIKGYVKQIRPDKKLDIALQPIGLKALEPAADLIYQKLLHSDGFLNLNDSSSPEEIRSVFSMSKKTFKKAIGTLYKAKRITLEKDGIQLVK
- a CDS encoding DUF2853 family protein; protein product: MANKREVLIEKYAETLRTKFNHQPDMALLRKVTIGLGPSIYNRDSANVSGSNEAELARVKDNFLINKLGLQDSEVLDKAILDIIEEYGVSERTKYRAVIYYLLTRKFEKENIYN